One window of the Salvia splendens isolate huo1 chromosome 1, SspV2, whole genome shotgun sequence genome contains the following:
- the LOC121803955 gene encoding uncharacterized protein LOC121803955 — MDEVYEERERVLSIIRGGEESYSSITDFKQNLGEEVLAHEKLEKGWVLYEKSELTWHCLYLIPIPINATYKQMQQAEADIAEVLELAMATIHPTTISVSATGLDPLYQPMS; from the exons ATGGATGaggtgtatgaggaacgtgaaCGTGTGTTGTCAATCATAAGAGGAGGAGAGGAATCGTATTCTTCAATAACAGATTTCAAGCAGAATTTGGGTGAAGAAGTTTTGGCACATGAGAAATTGGAAAAGGGATGGGTTTTGTATGAGAAATCAGAGCTTACATGGCACTGCCTCTATTTGATTCCCATACCTATCAATGCTACG TATAAGCAGATGCAGCAAGCTGAAGCTGACATAGCAGAGGTACTTGAATTGGCTATGGCGACAATCCATCCCACGACTATATCTGTATCTGCCACAGGTTTGGACCCCTTGTACCAACCAATGTCTTAA